Part of the Triticum aestivum cultivar Chinese Spring chromosome 4D, IWGSC CS RefSeq v2.1, whole genome shotgun sequence genome is shown below.
TACATTATGCCTAACATGTGTAACAGTCCTCATGGATTCAGTTTTCTACCTCTTTGGCTCTTTGTACTCTCCAACATGACATTGAATTCAATCGTGTATTTGCGTGTTCTTAGATAAAGTTTGGCATGTGCACTAGGGTATGTGGATATCTTGAACGAAACATACTTTACTTGAATGATATAGTCCTGATCTATTTTTCTGTCCATTTGTTCTTAAATAACCGACTGAAATAAAATATTATTCTTCATGCCACTGCTTTTTTACCTAGGGAATAACCGACTGGTACGACTCTTGCTGTCAAAAGGAGCTAGTGTTGATGTATTCTCTTCTGAAGGGACACCGCTACATGTCGCTGCCTCTTATGGGAAGTCTGGCATCATGCAGATTTTATTGCAGCACAATGCAGATGTAATCATAATTTAATTTAATATTTAGTAGTTTAGGAGCATCACTACCTGTCAATTGACCTCTTTCTCTAAAAACATGTAGCCAAACACGGTTTCGGCAGATTTAGGCACACCCATGGCTGCAGTTCTTTGTGTTGCTTCTGGTAGAATTACTGAGTCTGATGCTTTAAAGTGCATGAAGCTCCTTGTCAAGGTCTGGTGGACACTTCACCCTCCTTTTTTTATCTTATAAATGGTTCAGGAACCCAATAGGGATTTATTTACTGGATTCCTGTTTCTTATGTAAACTGGAAATGTCCATACACTCATTTATCTTATTATTCCACAGGCTGGTGCCGATTTGAATTGTGCAAATCCTGATACTCCATTGGTGATAGCAACTAGCAAAGACTTATCTGAATGTGTTGAGTATTTGCTGGAGGTTGGCGCAGATGCCAATATTCCAAGCAATCAAGTAAGTTCTTGATTCTTGCTATTACTGTTGTTAATTGATTTTTATGGTCATTGGTACCCCCTCCAAGGTTTACAAAGCCCGCACACATTTTGATACTTAATTTGACCATCAGTTTGACTAATCAAATATTAATTATATTCCATAAAAGATATATCATTGAACTGGTATTTAAAAATTGTTTCCAATGATGTTGTGTTGCCAACTCTTGGAGCACGAGGAAATGCTATATCTTGGTTATTGCTGCTTTGCTCTATCCTTTTGTTTTTAACATCCTAACCAGATGGACCATAAGTTTTATGTTGACACATTGTAatcatggtactccctccgtttttatttactccgatattagctttgactgaagtcaaactttataaagtttgaccaagtttgtagaaaaaCAGTATGAGCATTTACAGTAACAAATTTGTATTATATGAAAATATATGCAGtgatgaatccaatgatatatatttggttgtatatgttaatatatttttctaCAAACTTGTTGAAAGtatataaagtttgactttagacaaacctaatatgtggagtaaataaaaatggagggagtataaaactaTCTCTgccttgttctgtttttgttacATAACAGGGCCGTATGGCACCAATAGAAATGGCTGCAAACTCTGGAAGAAGAAAGCTTGTTGAGATTCTGTTTCCTTTCACATTGCCCATTCAATCTGTGTCAAACTGGAGTGTTCAAGGAATCATTGCCCATGAAAAGTTAAGGCAATCAAACAAGGTAGGAATTAAAATCTAAGCTCAATTACTTCGACACCCCAATTTGTGGCACCTTATATTTTCCTGTTCTGAGATTAAAGCCGTGTTCGGAATCCATCCCATCCGCTCCGACTCCGCGGAGTTGTGGAGCTCAGTTTAGGCCGCTCCGTAAAAATGAGCTAGAGGCTCGTCCGCTCCGGAGCGGAGAGGAGCCGAACGCGGCCTAAGTGTGAAGTAAGTTGTTTGTTATCTGTTCTGTTTAGTCTTGACCATGTATGTTTTCCGCTAAATTTTCCTAGCAGCTAACTAAGAATATATGTAGAAATATAAGTTCGGAAATATCATTTAATTACATTGTTACCTAATTTAGAAAAAAAAACTTCAGGACGTGAACACACAATGGTGAAACTGTGGCCAATACTCAATAGGGAACCCAATATTAAAACAGAATGCTAGTATCTGCTTAAAAGAAGCCAGAACATAAATGGGTTGCTCATGGAGATTACATCCTGATATTTACTCATGCAAGCCTGCCAAGTAAATTTTGCTGCAGATATCCACACCCATTTTTGGTCGGTTTTGAGGTGCGAAGCTGTGTCTTGTAGAGGAAGTGCCGCAATTAGGGCATTCCAATTGTTTATGTCTAAACTGCCCATGAGTTCAAGTGGAAAAAGATTGTTGCTCTGAATAAAGTGCTTGAATATTGCTAGTTTGAGTTTTTTAAAGCTGTCACTTAAGCTTCTTCATGTCTGTTAACTTGAAATTTTTTTATGTGTCATGGCGTGCTCAATATTATGATTAAGGGTAAGCAAAGTGATAAAGACAGCAATTTTCAGCTGAAATTAAATGCAGAAGTAGTAACCAAGAAAGAAGACTCTGGTGCACCAAAGAAGCCCTGTGCCAAGGTAATATCATTGGACATCTTCCCTATTTTAAAGCCGATTGGTTACATAGTGCTTATTTTTACACAAGATACCTGCTGCTGATATGCATGTTTTTTATTGGTATAGGACAAGGGAGGTGATAAAGATAAAAAGGCTGAACTGAAATTACTCGGTGCAAAAGCAGTCGAGCGGAAGGACTACGCTGCTGCATTAAAATTCTACAGTGAGGTAGTATATTGTCGCACCATCATATCATATACTACCAGAGCGCTCTGTTTCCATTTCTATAGTGCACTGCTAGCTATTCATCATGAATGAAAATGAATTATGATTTCTTACTTGATTCTGGGATGATGGATTGTGATTCTTCCTTTTTTTTTACCCAAGTTGTGCTTGCCTTTTGAGAATTAACCATATGGTTTGTTTCGATGCAGGCAATCAAAGTGGATCCTGAAGATGCAACGCTTTATTCCAACAGGAGCCTTTGCCATCTAAAGAGCGGCCAAGCGCATGATGCTTTGGCTGATGCCATCGCATGTGTAAATGTGCAGCCTGATTGGGCGAAGGGTTACTATCGGAAGGGAGCTGCCCTCATGTCGCTCAAGGT
Proteins encoded:
- the LOC123095677 gene encoding alpha-latrotoxin-Lh1a isoform X2; translation: MGKARRLKQGRGGGGGGGGGGGGGGGGGGRGLQRGRERFDGFAPGSFQNVSSGMAYFPSQDRVGYMSQEQREGLDRMLTSEMVRRHIAESGVDPSEIFFAPPTIFGGADGDRSESNDSVKMEDMGPLHEAACTGKIETCQYLVEQLGFDINTEANDDSGMTPLACAVLRDKSVTVEYLLDKGANPNKQDNKRFTPLHYATKEGNNRLVRLLLSKGASVDVFSSEGTPLHVAASYGKSGIMQILLQHNADPNTVSADLGTPMAAVLCVASGRITESDALKCMKLLVKAGADLNCANPDTPLVIATSKDLSECVEYLLEVGADANIPSNQGRMAPIEMAANSGRRKLVEILFPFTLPIQSVSNWSVQGIIAHEKLRQSNKLKLNAEVVTKKEDSGAPKKPCAKDKGGDKDKKAELKLLGAKAVERKDYAAALKFYSEAIKVDPEDATLYSNRSLCHLKSGQAHDALADAIACVNVQPDWAKGYYRKGAALMSLKECKEACDAFLAGGKLNPASVEIHDAFWEAIEAMKKQHSDRQSAGPV
- the LOC123095677 gene encoding ankyrin repeat domain-containing protein 27 isoform X1, which encodes MGKARRLKQGRGGGGGGGGGGGGGGGGGGRGLQRGRERFDGFAPGSFQNVSSGMAYFPSQDRVGYMSQEQREGLDRMLTSEMVRRHIAESGVDPSEIFFAPPTIFGGADGDRSESNDSVKMEDMGPLHEAACTGKIETCQYLVEQLGFDINTEANDDSGMTPLACAVLRDKSVTVEYLLDKGANPNKQDNKRFTPLHYATKEGNNRLVRLLLSKGASVDVFSSEGTPLHVAASYGKSGIMQILLQHNADPNTVSADLGTPMAAVLCVASGRITESDALKCMKLLVKAGADLNCANPDTPLVIATSKDLSECVEYLLEVGADANIPSNQGRMAPIEMAANSGRRKLVEILFPFTLPIQSVSNWSVQGIIAHEKLRQSNKGKQSDKDSNFQLKLNAEVVTKKEDSGAPKKPCAKDKGGDKDKKAELKLLGAKAVERKDYAAALKFYSEAIKVDPEDATLYSNRSLCHLKSGQAHDALADAIACVNVQPDWAKGYYRKGAALMSLKECKEACDAFLAGGKLNPASVEIHDAFWEAIEAMKKQHSDRQSAGPV